The genomic segment CCACCTCAACGCGGTCCTCCCGGCTGCCGCAGCCGGTGAAACCTGCTTCCGCCCAGCCGCGTCAGAGGACCGGGCAGCCTGCCGCTCCGTTCGCCCGGGAGGTCACATGCGTGTCCGGACAGCGCCCTCTGTCAGCCTGCTCGCCGCGCTTGCCGTGACCGCCGCCGGCCTCGGGGCCGTCTCCGGTTGTGGCAGCGGAAAGGGGGCCGAGGACGGTGACGCGGAGGCGCGGGCGCAGCGTGCCCGGCGGGTCGCCGCGGCCTGGGACGGGTCGGAGGCCGCCACCGCCTGGCGTGCCGGCTTCCACCCCATGGGCGACGTGATCCGGCTGCCGCGGGGCGGCCCGCGGAGCACGGCTGACGAGCAGGCGTTCCGGGACCACCGCTTCGTCCTGGACGGGAAGTTGCCCGCTACTTCACCCAAGGAGGGCCGGGTGGCCTGGGCGAAGGGCGGTTCGCTCGACCGGCCGCTGGTGGGGGCGGAGGAGGCGTACAAGACCCTGTCGCGCGGTCGCGCCGGCGGACAGCCGCACCTGACGGTGACGAGGGCGCAGCTCGGGGAGATGAGCGTGGCCACCAGCCGCGGGCCGGCGGTGGTACCGGCCTGGCGGTTCCGCCTGAAGGGGTACGGCTCTCCCCTCGAGCAGGCCGCCGTCCTCCCGTCGGAACTCCCCCGGCCGCCGATCCGGCGGGCCGACGGCGTCCCCGGTTATCCGCTCCAACGGCTGGTCGAGGTCTCCGGCGACGGGCGATCCGTGACCGTGGTCGCGCTGCACGGAGCCTGCGACGACGGCCCCGTGGTGGACGTCCTGGAAACACGCGGCAGCGTGGTCCTGTCGGCTTTCGTCAAGAGCCCCGAGTACACCGGAAACTGCACCAAGCAGGCCAAGAGGCAGCAGGTGACGGTGAAACCGGACCGGCCCGTGGGCGACCGCGTCCTGCTCGACGCCCACACCGGCCGCCCCGTCCCCTACAAGCCACCGCACGGGCCGTCCCCGAGTTGGCGGTGATCCGCCGCTCGGCGTCCGCTGGGTGGCACCGGACGGTGGTGGAGCACGGGCACTGATGACGCGTGCGGGAAGACACCGCAGGTGGACGAGGTGCGTCCGCGATGGCCCGACCCACTGGACCGTGACCCGGAGATGGCCGGCTTCGTGCTGCGGGAGATCGTGGACATGTGCCGACCGGCCACTCGGCTGTGGCGCCCCCAAGTCGCCGACCTGGCGGTAGGGCTCGCCGAGGAGTGCCGGCCGGTCCTGGTCCCCCAGGACCGGCCGGCCCTCGAACGGTGGCGCCGGAATCAGGTCGGGTCGCCCTCCAGGTCCACGCGCGTGGCCAGTTCTCCAGCCGCCCACATCTCGCGGGCGCGTTTCAGGCAGTCCTCCTCGGACTCCACTTCGTCCGCGAGCCGGAGACCGATGATGTTGTTGATCTCGTCCGCCCTGTTGTCCGCCTCGGACCCCGGGCGGCCGAGTTCGTGCGCGTCGCCCATCGCGACGGCGAACTCCTCGCCCAGCCGCTTCTTGAGCAGGCACTGCCAGTACACATGGCGTACGGCGTTCTGCTCCTCCGCGTCCGTCATGTGCTCGACGACCTGGAACACCCTGCGGTGCACCCCGAGCCAGTGGAAGAGATTCCCGGGGTACCGGAGAATCACCTGGTACTCCTCGGAGGAGATGTTCTTTCCGACCAGGTAGACATACTTCCGCAGTGCGGAGAAGCCTTCCTCCTGGAGGTCCTTCATCACCTTGGACAGGATTCCCGCGGCTTCCGCCATGTTCCGTGACACGGCGTCCTTGGCACCCGAGTTCGAGAAGCCCAGCCAGCCGACTCCGGTGACGGCCAGGATCAGGCCTCTGGTGGCCAGGTTGAGCGGGAAGGGCACCATGAGGGTGATCGCCGCCACGGCCAGGAAGGCCGCGACCTGGCCGCCGCTGATGTCCCGGGGCGCGATGCCCTGCGTCCCGCCGAGCTTCTGCCAGGTCTCCACCATGGTGTCGAAGACGTCCTCGCTCGGCACGGTGTTGCATTCGCAGCGGAAGCCGGTACCGGCCGGCGCGCTCATGTGCATGGTCCAGGTGCCCGGTTGGGGGTCCTTGATGATCAGGCACCGGACCGAGGAACCGGCCATCATGACGAAGGTGCCGTCGTCCTGTACCTCGTGGTCGTAGGTGGTCCCGCCGGGGTCCTGGAGGGTCATGACGACCCCCTCGGGGAATTCCACCGAGTCGTCGTCCCGCATGACCGCCGAGTAGAGGTACGGCGTGCCCTCCCTGACGAGCATCGGGGCCGTCAGGTTCACCATCTCCACGTTGTCGCCCTGCGAAGGTATGGTGCCGATCAGGCAGTAGGAGCAGTCGTTGGGCCCCAGGGCCTGCGACACCAGCGCCGGCACGGTGCGCGGCTCGTTGCTGACGTCGAAGAGGCCGTAGAGGCCGCCGATTCCCTGGTCGTCGATCTCCGTCGGCTGGTCGAAGTACTGGCCTTCGATGAGCGCCGGGGTCTTCCTCGCGCCGGCTTTCCAGTCGTCACTGAGGGAGAGGCCCCACAGGCGTGACCGGTACCGCGTGTACCCGGACGGGCCGCCCTCCTCCGCTTCCATGTGGCCCCAGTACCAGGCCGGGGCATCGACCGATTCGAGGACGTCGAACTCCCCCCAGAGTCCCAGAGCGCCCTTGTCGACGATGCGGGTCGGCCGGTTGAAGTACTGCCTCCTGATCACCGCCGGAGAGCGCTGGGCCACGTCCACCCAGTCCGCCCCGTCGGGGATGTTCCACAGCCGGGCCGAGAACTGCCGCACACCGGGGCGGATGATGTCGTCGTCCTGGAACTGAAGGGCGTCGGTCGAGAAGCCCAGGAACCCGACGGAGTCCCACAGGCAGTGGCTGGCCACCACGGTCGGTGGCTCGGTGATGGGCTCGGGCTCGGGATGGCCGGCGGCGCGGTAGAGGGCCTTGATGATGCTCTTGCTGTTGTCCCAGACGTCATTGGAGAGTTCCCAGATGATGACGCCCTGGGCTCCCACGTTCTGGAGGAAGTCGAGCTTGGTGACGGCGGTGTCCGGGGTCTCGAAGTAGATGTTGTGGGCGTACGGGTAGTCGCCCGGAGGCAGGGGTTCGTTGAGGGCGGGCCGGGGGGTGCTTCCGGGCACCTTGATGTTCGCGTTCCCGGCTCGGTGGGCGTCCGGGAACTCGGCCAGAAGGTCCTTGTACCGCAGCACCTTGTAGCCCGGGGGAACCTCCCCGGTCAGATCGTCCGGGTCCTTGGCCGCGGAGAAGTCATAGCCGTAGACCGGCACCCCTGCCGCGATCTTGTCGCGGGCCACCTGCTGTCCCGCCCCCTGATGGTTCACGAAGAGGGGGTTCGTCCAGTACCAGAGGGAGTCCTCGACGGACAGGACCGGATTGTTCTCGATGTTGTCCGCTTCCGTGGAACTGCCGCCCGTTCTGGGGCCCGGCCAGCTGCCATGCTGTTCGGGAAGGTACGTCTCCTGGTAGACATCCGACTCGCGAATGTCCGAGGTGTCCTCGCTGCGGATCTTGAGCAGGGCGGAGTGCGGGCCCACCGGAGACCGGTCCCACGAACCGGTGAAGTCATAGGTCATGACCCCGAGCCAGTCGAGGTGGTCCGCGACCTCGGGATCGTAGTTGTTCCCGTACCACGAGGTGCCGAAGACGGCCGCCGACACGATCTTGTCGGGCATGACCTGCTTCAGTCTCCGGGCGAACAGCGTCAGACCCCGCCCTGCCGGATGCGGCCCGTCGCTCTTCGTCCGGCCGCCCTGGTCCGGCTCGCCGGGCCTGCCCCACCAGCACTCCAGATCGAGGTCGACGCCGTCCAGGCCGTTGGCGGTGACGAAGTCCACCACCTTGCGCACGGCCTGTTCGAGCTGCGGGGCGGCCGGATCGTTGCCGACCGCCGTCATCAGGTCCAGGAAGGCGTAGTCGTTCGCCCCGCCCAGCGCGACCATGATCTTGGTGTTGGCCAGATGCGCGGCGATGACCACGTCCGGGAGGATGGTCTTGATGTCCCTGACCGACGTGGGGTCGAACTCGCCGGGGTTGGTCTCGCTGAACGTCAGGAACGCGATGATGCCGTGCGTGATGTACTGATACATCTCGCCATTGCCGTAGTCGAATCCCTCCGCTGTGCGCCACGTCGGGATGTAGGCGATGACTTTCGACTGCTGGGCCGGCGTGTTCGAGGTCTGGTCGTACAGTTCGTCGAAGAACCGCCAGCCATTCGTGTTGGCGTCGCCCACCCCCGGCTCCGCGGCCCAGAAGGCGGCACGGAAGATGTTGCCCTTGTACTTGGTGACGGCTCCTGCCTGATAACCCTCGGGTTTCGCGACCCATTCGGGAACGTCAGGGTAATCCGACGAAACACCCACTGAAAACCCACTCCCCTGCTGTGGAAACCACTGTGCTGTGGAGGAAGCGCACCCGCTCAACGGGGCTGATCCGGCGCTGAGTCCGGCGCCGGGCCGGTGGCCACCGCTTCCGTCCCGTTCCCCCCGGAAGCATTCGCGCGGCCACGGCCAGTCAAGCAGAGCCTTCCCCAGCGGCCCAGACCGGATTCAGCCGTCAACGATCTCCTCGGATTTCCAGCCACACGAATGCCATGGGTCTTCGTGCCGGTCTTTGCCCCGGGAACGCATGTCCGCTTCGAAAACCCCGGTCCTTTCGGGCACTTCCCGGCAAGCAAAAGCACCCGGGCGCACCACACGAACGGCCGGACAGCTCATGACCCCGCGCTTTCACCAGGCCAACCGTCCGGCGGACGGCCGGCGAACAGAAAGTGATGTCTTCCCGTTCCGGCGGCAGCGGTGTGCCGTCCGGAATCGGCTACGCCTTCGTCAAGGCGGCGCTCGGCCCCTCCCCGCCGGAGTCACGTCGCGCCGCGCGACTCAGCCGGTTCCGGCGGATCGTGCCCCCTCGTCGACGCGCTGCAGGGCTTCGTCGCGCAGTCTCCGCCCGGCGTTCGATGGATACGATGCAGAAGCATGGCGCAGAACACGCACACCGTGTCCGGGGACTTCGACCTGACGCCGGACGAACTGCGCGTCGTGGCGCGTTACGCGGTCCGGCACGCGGAGGACGTCCTGCCGGTCTTCGAGCGGGCCGTTCCCGGCGACCCGCGCCCCCGTGAAGCGATCGACGCGGCCTGGGAGTTCATCAACGGCGCCAACCGGACGGCACTGCAGCGCGTCGCCTCCCTCGACGCCCATCGAGCCGCCCGGTCCGCGCCCTCCGAAGCCGCCCGCCTGGCCGCGCGATCCGCCGGTGACGCCGCATCGGCTGCCTATCTGCACCCCATCGCCCGCGCCCACCAGGTCGGGCACATCCTGCGCGCCTCCGCGAGCGCCGCGCGCATCGGGGAGCTGGAGGCGGGCGGTGACCCCGCGATCGGGGACGCCCTGCTGGAACGGTCGCGGCAGCGTGCGACACCGGTGCTCGTCGACGTGCTCCGCCGCTACCCGCCCGCTGCAGGTGGCAGCAGTCGTGTCGCCCGCCTGATGAGCGCGCTGGACCGCTCCCTGCGGCCGGCGGCCGGCCGGCTGCCGGGGTGCCCCGCGGGGAGTGGCGCCGGGGCGCGGAGGACGGGGAGCGCGTCGTGATCCTCCCGAAGGTCCGCGACCCCCGCTTCGTGACGATCCGCCGTGGCGGGACTCTCACGGACGCGGATCACCGTCTCCTCGCTCTCTGGGCCGCGTCGTGCGCGGAGCACGTGCTCGGCCTCTTCGAGCCGGCCCGGCCCGGGGACCCGCAACCGCGCCGGGCGATCGGGCACGCCCGGGCCTGGGCGCGGGGCGAGGTCACGATGATGCGGGCCCGCGCGGCGGGCGGTCACGCGATGGGAGCGGCCAGGGACCTGCGCGGGGCGGCTCGGCATGCCGCGTACGCCGCCGGTCAGGCCGGGGCCGTCGCCCACGTCGCCGCGCACGAACTCGGGGCGGCCGCCTACGCGATCAAGGCCGTGCGGGCCGCGGCGCCGGAGGGCGAGGGCGAGGCGGCGGGACGGCTCGAGTGCCGGTGGCAGCGCGATCAGCTCCCGGCGGCGATCCGCGAGCTCGTGCTGGACGACCAGCGGCTGCGCAACGACATCTGCTGGTCGGTGTTCGACTGCTGAGGCCGGATGCCGAGGCCGGATGCCGAGGCCGGACTGTGTACGGCCCGCCGCCTCCCGGGGAGGCCGGCGCCCCGGCCACGGGGCCGCGGCACCGCCAGGTGACGCGGGGAGGCGGACGCGTTCCATCGGGGCCTTCACCGGCGGGCGTTGAGCCGGGCGGCCTGGCGGGTGAGGTGGTCGCGCTCGGCGAGGTTGGGTGCCTGGCGGGCCGCCTCGGCGTACAGCCGTGCCGCCGTCGCCAGGTCGCCGTCGCGCTCGTGCAGGTACGCGGCGACCGCGGTGTACCGGGGGATGCGGTGCCCCTTGGCCGAGGAGCCTGCGGAGCAGGCGTCGTCCACTGCCGCGAGTGCGGCCAGGCCGGCGCGCGGTCCGTCCGCCTCGCCGACGGCGACCGCACGGTTGAGCCGGACGACGGGACTGTCGTTCAGCCGTACGAGTTCGTCGTACCACTCGACGATCTGCACCCAGTCGGTCTCCCCGGCGGTGGGCGCGTCGGCGTGCAGGGCCGCGATGGCGGCCTGGGCCTGGTACTCGCCCAGCCGGTCGCGGGCGAGGGCCGTCTGGAGGATGCCGATGCCCTCGGCGATCGACGCGGTGTCCCACCGCCCGCGGTCCTGCTCGGCGAGCGGCACGAGGCTGCCGTCGGGCGCGGTCCGGGCGGCGCGCCGGGCGTGGTGCAGCAGCATGAGGGCGAGCAGACCCGCCACCTCGGGGTGGTCGATCGCGGCGGCGAGCTGCCGGGTGAGGCGGATGGCCTCGGCGGCGAGGTCGACGTCGCCGGAGTAGCCCTCGTTGAAGACGAGGTAGAGGACGCGCAGCACGGTGGCGACGTCGCCGGGCCGGTCGAACCGCACGCCCGAGACGGTGCGCTTGGCCCGGCTGATCCGCTGGGCCATGGTGGCCTCGGGCACCAGGTAGGCCCGGGCGATCTGGCGGGTGGTCAGCCCGCCGACGGCGCGCAGGGTCAGTGCGACCGCGGACGACGGCGTCAGCGATGGGTGGGCGCACAGGAAGTAGAGCTGGAGCGTGTCGTCCACCGCGGGCGCGGCCCCGGACGCCGGCTCCTCGTCGAGAAGGTGCTCGCGCCGACGGCGGGCGGCGTCCGCCCGGGTCGCGTCGAGGAACCGGCGCCAGGCCACGGTGACCAGCCAGCCCTTCGGGTCCCGTACGGGCCGCCCGCCGCCCGAGGAGCCCGCAGGGCCCGAAGCGCCGCCGGAGCGCGGGGAGTTCGCGGAGCCGTCGGCCGGCCAGGCGCGGAGCGCCTCGACCAGCGCGTCCTGCACGGCGTCCTCGGCCGCCGCGAAGTCGGCTCCGCGGCGGACGAGGATCGCGATGACGCCCGGTATGAGGCTCCGGAGGAGGACCTCGTTCACCTCAGGTCACTCCGTGACGGTGGGCGGCGCGGTCAGGAACGGGCGCACCTCCAGCCACTCGTGGATCGGCTTGCCGCCCTTGCCGGGGGCGGCCGACAGTTCTCCGGCCAGCTCGACGGCGCGGTCGTAGCCGTCGACGTCGATCACCATCCAGCCGGCGATGAGATCCTTGGTCTCGGCGAACGGGCCGTCGGTGACCGGCGGGCGGCCCTCGCCGTCGTAGCGGACCCACGCCCCCTCGGGGGCCAGCGCCTGGCCGTCGACGAACTCGCCGGTCTTCTCCAGCCGGTCCGCGAAGTCCTGCATGTACCGCATGTGGGCCGAGATCTCCTCCGGCGTCCACTGGTCCATGGGTACGTCGTTGACCGCGGCCGGCGCGCCGCGGTAGTGCTTGAGCAGCAGGTACTTGGCCATCGTGTCTCTCTCCTCGGAGCGGGTGCGGCCCATTGTGGTCGCGTTCACTGCGGGGACGGAGCCGGCCGCCGGTTCTCGACATCGCCGGCGGATTTTTTTGCCTCGGGTGGACCAGCCGGGAGGGATGCCCCGCGGTGTCCGGGATACCGGCGCCTGTTTTCAGCGGCCGGCACCCCGGGCCCCTCACGTCACGATGGTGCTCACGCCGCTCCGTCCGCGGCGCGGATCAGCGTGAACCAGAACGTCGGGAACGGGTTCGTACCGGGCGTCACGTCGGTCAGCTCCCATCCGGCGAACCGGGTGCGGAGTTCGTCGGCGGTGACGCCGGAGATCGGGTCCTCGAACACCTCGGGCCCGTAGCCGAACATCAGGAACCGCGCACCGGGGGCGGCCCTCCGGGTGAGGCCGGTCGCGTAGGCGTCGCGGCGGTGCGCCGGGATCACGCAGAAGCAGCTCAGGTCGAAGAACAGGTCGTACGGGCCGGGAACGTCCAGTTCGTCCATCCGGGTGGCGTCCCCGCACAGCACCGTGACGTCCGCTCCGGCCGCTTCGGCCTTCTCCCGCGCCTGCTGGACCGCGCGGTGGACGAAGTCGACGGCCGCCACCCGCCAGCCGTGCCGGGCCAGGTACACCGCGTTGGTCCCGGTGCCGCAGCCGAGTTCGAGGGCCCGCCCGGGCGTGAGCGCGCCGGGCCCCTCGACCAGGGCGACGAGTTCGGGCGGTGTGACGCCGGTGTCCCACGGCGGCTTGCCGTCCCGGTAGTAGTCCTCCAGCGAGCGGCGCACGGCCGCCTCCTCGTCGAGCTCCGCGGCCGTCCGGGTCTCGGTCATCGCTTCCTCCAAGAAATCAGAGTCCAACTCTAGTGATGGATACTAGAGATAGACTCCTGGCATGGACGCGGTCAAGGGATCCGGCACACACCACGGCAAACGCCCCGACAAGCGGGCCGAGCGCTCGCGGCGCACCCGCGAGAAGATCATCGCGGCGGCGCGGGATCTGTTCATCGCACAGGGGTACGGAGCGACGAGCCTTCAGGAGGTCGCGGACCGCGCGGGCGTGGCCGTCCAGACCGTGTACTTCGTGTTCCGCAACAAGCGGGCGCTGTTCAAGGACGTGGTCGACACCTCCATCGCCGGCGACACCGAACCGGTCGCCACGATGGAGCGCGACTGGTTCCGCGCCGCCTGCGCCGAGCCCACCGCGGCCGGTCAACTGCGCGCCCACGTACGGGGGGTGCGCGCCATCCAGGAACGGGTCGCCCCGATCGTGCCGCTGATCGCGGCCGCCGCGGCCACCGACCCGGAGATCGCCGCGCAGTGGCCCGCCGGCCCGGAGGACCCGCGCTACACCGTCCAGCACGCCGCGGCGGAGGCACTGACCGCCAAGCCCGACGCCCGCCCCGACGTCGGC from the Streptomyces xinghaiensis S187 genome contains:
- a CDS encoding RNA polymerase sigma factor, giving the protein MNEVLLRSLIPGVIAILVRRGADFAAAEDAVQDALVEALRAWPADGSANSPRSGGASGPAGSSGGGRPVRDPKGWLVTVAWRRFLDATRADAARRRREHLLDEEPASGAAPAVDDTLQLYFLCAHPSLTPSSAVALTLRAVGGLTTRQIARAYLVPEATMAQRISRAKRTVSGVRFDRPGDVATVLRVLYLVFNEGYSGDVDLAAEAIRLTRQLAAAIDHPEVAGLLALMLLHHARRAARTAPDGSLVPLAEQDRGRWDTASIAEGIGILQTALARDRLGEYQAQAAIAALHADAPTAGETDWVQIVEWYDELVRLNDSPVVRLNRAVAVGEADGPRAGLAALAAVDDACSAGSSAKGHRIPRYTAVAAYLHERDGDLATAARLYAEAARQAPNLAERDHLTRQAARLNARR
- a CDS encoding class I SAM-dependent methyltransferase, giving the protein MTETRTAAELDEEAAVRRSLEDYYRDGKPPWDTGVTPPELVALVEGPGALTPGRALELGCGTGTNAVYLARHGWRVAAVDFVHRAVQQAREKAEAAGADVTVLCGDATRMDELDVPGPYDLFFDLSCFCVIPAHRRDAYATGLTRRAAPGARFLMFGYGPEVFEDPISGVTADELRTRFAGWELTDVTPGTNPFPTFWFTLIRAADGAA
- a CDS encoding putative immunity protein; protein product: MILPKVRDPRFVTIRRGGTLTDADHRLLALWAASCAEHVLGLFEPARPGDPQPRRAIGHARAWARGEVTMMRARAAGGHAMGAARDLRGAARHAAYAAGQAGAVAHVAAHELGAAAYAIKAVRAAAPEGEGEAAGRLECRWQRDQLPAAIRELVLDDQRLRNDICWSVFDC
- a CDS encoding putative immunity protein, translated to MAQNTHTVSGDFDLTPDELRVVARYAVRHAEDVLPVFERAVPGDPRPREAIDAAWEFINGANRTALQRVASLDAHRAARSAPSEAARLAARSAGDAASAAYLHPIARAHQVGHILRASASAARIGELEAGGDPAIGDALLERSRQRATPVLVDVLRRYPPAAGGSSRVARLMSALDRSLRPAAGRLPGCPAGSGAGARRTGSAS
- a CDS encoding YciI family protein codes for the protein MAKYLLLKHYRGAPAAVNDVPMDQWTPEEISAHMRYMQDFADRLEKTGEFVDGQALAPEGAWVRYDGEGRPPVTDGPFAETKDLIAGWMVIDVDGYDRAVELAGELSAAPGKGGKPIHEWLEVRPFLTAPPTVTE
- a CDS encoding TetR/AcrR family transcriptional regulator, whose protein sequence is MDAVKGSGTHHGKRPDKRAERSRRTREKIIAAARDLFIAQGYGATSLQEVADRAGVAVQTVYFVFRNKRALFKDVVDTSIAGDTEPVATMERDWFRAACAEPTAAGQLRAHVRGVRAIQERVAPIVPLIAAAAATDPEIAAQWPAGPEDPRYTVQHAAAEALTAKPDARPDVGTARAADLLYGLLSPELYLIFVRDRGWSPDAWEEWARTTLTAQLCTGHERDAAGPEPS
- a CDS encoding glycoside hydrolase family 18 protein — encoded protein: MGVSSDYPDVPEWVAKPEGYQAGAVTKYKGNIFRAAFWAAEPGVGDANTNGWRFFDELYDQTSNTPAQQSKVIAYIPTWRTAEGFDYGNGEMYQYITHGIIAFLTFSETNPGEFDPTSVRDIKTILPDVVIAAHLANTKIMVALGGANDYAFLDLMTAVGNDPAAPQLEQAVRKVVDFVTANGLDGVDLDLECWWGRPGEPDQGGRTKSDGPHPAGRGLTLFARRLKQVMPDKIVSAAVFGTSWYGNNYDPEVADHLDWLGVMTYDFTGSWDRSPVGPHSALLKIRSEDTSDIRESDVYQETYLPEQHGSWPGPRTGGSSTEADNIENNPVLSVEDSLWYWTNPLFVNHQGAGQQVARDKIAAGVPVYGYDFSAAKDPDDLTGEVPPGYKVLRYKDLLAEFPDAHRAGNANIKVPGSTPRPALNEPLPPGDYPYAHNIYFETPDTAVTKLDFLQNVGAQGVIIWELSNDVWDNSKSIIKALYRAAGHPEPEPITEPPTVVASHCLWDSVGFLGFSTDALQFQDDDIIRPGVRQFSARLWNIPDGADWVDVAQRSPAVIRRQYFNRPTRIVDKGALGLWGEFDVLESVDAPAWYWGHMEAEEGGPSGYTRYRSRLWGLSLSDDWKAGARKTPALIEGQYFDQPTEIDDQGIGGLYGLFDVSNEPRTVPALVSQALGPNDCSYCLIGTIPSQGDNVEMVNLTAPMLVREGTPYLYSAVMRDDDSVEFPEGVVMTLQDPGGTTYDHEVQDDGTFVMMAGSSVRCLIIKDPQPGTWTMHMSAPAGTGFRCECNTVPSEDVFDTMVETWQKLGGTQGIAPRDISGGQVAAFLAVAAITLMVPFPLNLATRGLILAVTGVGWLGFSNSGAKDAVSRNMAEAAGILSKVMKDLQEEGFSALRKYVYLVGKNISSEEYQVILRYPGNLFHWLGVHRRVFQVVEHMTDAEEQNAVRHVYWQCLLKKRLGEEFAVAMGDAHELGRPGSEADNRADEINNIIGLRLADEVESEEDCLKRAREMWAAGELATRVDLEGDPT